One window of the Bombus pyrosoma isolate SC7728 linkage group LG5, ASM1482585v1, whole genome shotgun sequence genome contains the following:
- the LOC122567439 gene encoding probable cytosolic Fe-S cluster assembly factor AGAP009023 isoform X3: protein MTSRFSGALQITNLDDFITPSQECIKPIEIQKSKSKTGAKIKIEEDGTPFALNEAGQSEKLQKVEITLADCLACSGCITSAESVLVTQQSQEELMRVFKEKVSQRRQSKDDACSTFIVVSLSVQAVLSIAKHYSLKPEQALNKLAGYFYQLGADIVLDMTVADDFALLESAKEFIKRYKAAKGGAKSQLPMLSSSCPGWVCYAEKTHGNFILPYISVTKSPQQIMGSLVKYHLAETMDLLPEQVYHVTVMPCYDKKLEASREDFYNYERKFRDVDCVITPILFLSLVEIEQMLSEYNVPINEICEREIEKKFESQMENFKTNLLGHSGSGSGGYAEFVLHYAAKHLFDETDITVEFKNLRNPDFQEAVFQKDGHTVLTFAIANGFRNIQNLVQKLKRGKCSYDYVEVMACPCGCLNGGAQIRPSSNIQPRELALQLESIYRELPRSNPEQNTVVQNLYRNWLGGECTDRALSYFHTQYREIKKSDTALAIKW from the exons ATGACATCGCGATTTAGTGGAgcattacaaattacaaatctaGATGACTTTATTACACCCTCACAG GAATGTATCAAACCTATAGAAATTCAAAAGTCAAAAAGCAAAACTggtgcaaaaataaaaattgaggAAGACGGGACACCTTTTGCATTAAAtgaa GCTGGACAATcagaaaaattacagaaagTTGAAATCACACTTGCTGATTGTTTAGCTTGTAGTGGTTGTATTACATCTGCAGAAAGTGTATTAGTTACGCAGCAAAGTCAAGAAGAATTAATGCGAGTGTTTAAAGAGAAGGTTTCTCAGCGTCGTCAG aGCAAAGATGATGCATGTTCAACATTTATTGTTGTCAGCCTTTCAGTACAAGCAGTATTATCCATAGCAAAACATTATAGTCTTAAGCCAGAACAAGCGTTAAATAAACTTGCTGGATACTTTTATCAGCTAGGAGCAGACATAGTTTTAGATATGACTGTGGCTGATGACTTTGCCCTTTTAGAGTCTgctaaagaatttataaaacgttACAAAGCAGCTAAAGGGGGTGCAAAAAGTCAATTACCCATGTTGTCTTCTTCTTGTCCTg gTTGGGTTTGTTATGCTGAAAAGACACATGGCAATTTTATACTTCCATATATAAGTGTTACAAAATCCCCTCAACAAATTATGGGATCATTAGTCAAATATCATTTAGCTGAAACTATGGACCTTTTACCAGAACAAGTTTATCATGTTACTGTTATGCCTTgttatgataaaaaattggaaGCATCTAGAGAAGATTTTTATAACTATGAAAGGAAATTTAGAGACGTAGATTGTGTCATAACTCCAA ttttgtttctttccctAGTTGAAATAGAACAAATGCTTAGCGAGTATAATGTGccaataaatgaaatatgtgaaagagaaattgaaaaaaagtttgaatcgcaaatggaaaattttaaaaccaATTTACTTGGCCATAGCGGTTCAGGATCTGGAGGTTATGCAGAATTTGTTCTTCATTATGCTGCAAAACATCTGTTCGATGAAACAGATATAAcagttgaatttaaaaatctgaGAAATCCTGATTTCCAAGAAGCAGTCTTTCAGAAAGATGGCCACACAGTATTAACATTTGCAATTGCTAATGGATttcgaaatatacaaaatcttgtacaaaaattgaaacgtgGAAAGTGTTCATATGATTATGTCGAAGTTATGGCGTGTCCCTGTG gATGTCTTAATGGGGGAGCGCAGATTAGACCCTCAAGTAATATTCAACCACGTGAACTGGCGTTACAGTTAGAATCTATATATAGAGAACTTCCTCGGAGTAATCCTGAGCAAAATACAGTAgtgcaaaatttatatagaaattggTTAGGAGGAGAGTGTACAGATAGAGCTCTGTCATATTTCCACACACAGTATcgcgaaataaagaaatcagATACAGCTCTTGCCATAAAATGGTAA
- the LOC122567442 gene encoding WD repeat domain-containing protein 83 isoform X1, translating into MEIDYKLVKEIDCKQGAVRAVRFSVDGAYCLTCGSDRKLKLWNPYRGVTLKTYGGHGDEVMDSSASCDSSQIVSCGLDKSVILWDVATGTPVRRLRGHAGPVNTIYFSVMLESAKNLFYFLSNIRFNEESTMVISGSRDNSVMLWDIRSKTLEPAQCLNEAKDSVSSIRVSDHEVLTASFDGKIRRYDIRVGELYTDYMGDAVTCASFTRDGQCIVVSCADGVVRLMDKDSGELLGEFAGHVANNLCLESSVDTQDTRIISGSADGKLWIWDLVSQKVVARLSGFKPTKHPIVSLSVHPQTNCFLATNGPSILMWNITSMQE; encoded by the exons atggaaattgatTATAAACTTGTCAAAGAAATAGATTGTAAACAAGGAGCCGTCAGAGCTGTACGATTTAGTG ttGATGGTGCTTATTGTTTAACTTGTGGATCTGatagaaagttaaaattatgGAATCCGTATAGAGGTGTTACGTTAAAGACGTATGGAGGACACGGGGACGAAGTAATGGATAGTAGTGCATCTTGCGATAGTAGTCAAATAGTGTCTTGCGGATTGGATAAATCAGTTATTCTTTGGGATGTAGCAACTGGAACTCCGGTTCGGCGTTTAAGGGGCCATGCAGGACCTGTTAATACT atatatttttctgtaatgcTAGAATCAGCGAAGAATCTATTTTACTTCCTTTCTAATATCAGATTCAACGAAGAATCTACTATGGTTATTTCTGGATCCAGAGATAACTCAGTTATGTTGTGGGATATCAGATCCAAAACATTAGAACCTGCGCAATGTTTAAACGAAGCTAAGGATTCTGTGTCTAGCATTAGAGTATCAGATCATGAAGTTCTAACAGCTTCGTTTGATGGGAAAATACGTAGATATGATATTCGTGTAGGTGAATTGTATACAGACTATATGGGAG ATGCAGTAACATGCGCTAGCTTCACAAGAGATGGTCAATGCATAGTTGTTAGTTGTGCCGATGGTGTGGTTAGATTAATGGATAAAGATTCAGGAGAGTTGCTCGGAGAATTCGCTGGCCACGTGGCAAATAATTTGTGTTTAGAATCAAGCGTCGACACTCAGGACACTCGCATTATTTCTGGATCCGCAGATGGGAAACTATGGATATGGGATTTAGTTTCTCAAAAAGTAGTTGCGAGACTTTCAGGATTTAAACCGACGAAACATCCCATAGTATCATTAAGCGTTCACCCGCAAACAAACTGTTTCTTAGCTACTAATGGTCCAAGTATATTAATGTGGAATATCACATCGATGCAAGAGtga
- the LOC122567452 gene encoding dynein axonemal light chain 4-like produces MTEVKKDDVVKILHTYPLCRKCDMSDEMKQEAMELCVTAAEKYADNYESVSRMIKEAMDKKFGASWHTVVGEGYGFEITYQLKHLLYMYCAGNLAICIWKSA; encoded by the exons atgACTGAAGTCAAGAAAGATGATGTTGTTAAGATATTACATACGTATCCTCTTTGTAga AAATGCGATATGTCGGATGAAATGAAACAAGAAGCAATGGAATTGTGCGTCACCGCGGCAGAAAAATATGCGGATAATTATGAAAGCGTTTCTCGGATGATCAAAGAGGCAATGGATAAAAAATTCGGTGCGTCTTGGCATACAGTCGTCGGCGAAGGCTACGGATTTGAAATAACTTATCAACTTAAACATCTATTATACATGTACTGTGCCGGAAATTTAGCGATATGCATATGGAAATCAGCATAg
- the LOC122567442 gene encoding WD repeat domain-containing protein 83 isoform X2, whose protein sequence is MEIDYKLVKEIDCKQGAVRAVRFSVDGAYCLTCGSDRKLKLWNPYRGVTLKTYGGHGDEVMDSSASCDSSQIVSCGLDKSVILWDVATGTPVRRLRGHAGPVNTVRFNEESTMVISGSRDNSVMLWDIRSKTLEPAQCLNEAKDSVSSIRVSDHEVLTASFDGKIRRYDIRVGELYTDYMGDAVTCASFTRDGQCIVVSCADGVVRLMDKDSGELLGEFAGHVANNLCLESSVDTQDTRIISGSADGKLWIWDLVSQKVVARLSGFKPTKHPIVSLSVHPQTNCFLATNGPSILMWNITSMQE, encoded by the exons atggaaattgatTATAAACTTGTCAAAGAAATAGATTGTAAACAAGGAGCCGTCAGAGCTGTACGATTTAGTG ttGATGGTGCTTATTGTTTAACTTGTGGATCTGatagaaagttaaaattatgGAATCCGTATAGAGGTGTTACGTTAAAGACGTATGGAGGACACGGGGACGAAGTAATGGATAGTAGTGCATCTTGCGATAGTAGTCAAATAGTGTCTTGCGGATTGGATAAATCAGTTATTCTTTGGGATGTAGCAACTGGAACTCCGGTTCGGCGTTTAAGGGGCCATGCAGGACCTGTTAATACTGTAAG ATTCAACGAAGAATCTACTATGGTTATTTCTGGATCCAGAGATAACTCAGTTATGTTGTGGGATATCAGATCCAAAACATTAGAACCTGCGCAATGTTTAAACGAAGCTAAGGATTCTGTGTCTAGCATTAGAGTATCAGATCATGAAGTTCTAACAGCTTCGTTTGATGGGAAAATACGTAGATATGATATTCGTGTAGGTGAATTGTATACAGACTATATGGGAG ATGCAGTAACATGCGCTAGCTTCACAAGAGATGGTCAATGCATAGTTGTTAGTTGTGCCGATGGTGTGGTTAGATTAATGGATAAAGATTCAGGAGAGTTGCTCGGAGAATTCGCTGGCCACGTGGCAAATAATTTGTGTTTAGAATCAAGCGTCGACACTCAGGACACTCGCATTATTTCTGGATCCGCAGATGGGAAACTATGGATATGGGATTTAGTTTCTCAAAAAGTAGTTGCGAGACTTTCAGGATTTAAACCGACGAAACATCCCATAGTATCATTAAGCGTTCACCCGCAAACAAACTGTTTCTTAGCTACTAATGGTCCAAGTATATTAATGTGGAATATCACATCGATGCAAGAGtga
- the LOC122567439 gene encoding probable cytosolic Fe-S cluster assembly factor AGAP009023 isoform X2 has protein sequence MAQLNIYLIYCCMKKTFQRKVIVFHEPHINMTSRFSGALQITNLDDFITPSQECIKPIEIQKSKSKTGAKIKIEEDGTPFALNEAGQSEKLQKVEITLADCLACSGCITSAESVLVTQQSQEELMRVFKEKVSQRRQSKDDACSTFIVVSLSVQAVLSIAKHYSLKPEQALNKLAGYFYQLGADIVLDMTVADDFALLESAKEFIKRYKAAKGGAKSQLPMLSSSCPGWVCYAEKTHGNFILPYISVTKSPQQIMGSLVKYHLAETMDLLPEQVYHVTVMPCYDKKLEASREDFYNYERKFRDVDCVITPIEIEQMLSEYNVPINEICEREIEKKFESQMENFKTNLLGHSGSGSGGYAEFVLHYAAKHLFDETDITVEFKNLRNPDFQEAVFQKDGHTVLTFAIANGFRNIQNLVQKLKRGKCSYDYVEVMACPCGCLNGGAQIRPSSNIQPRELALQLESIYRELPRSNPEQNTVVQNLYRNWLGGECTDRALSYFHTQYREIKKSDTALAIKW, from the exons ATGGCTCAGCTAAATATCTACCTTATTTATTGTTGTATGAAAAAAACTTTTCAACGCAAAGTTATAGTATTTCATGAGCCACAT ATAAACATGACATCGCGATTTAGTGGAgcattacaaattacaaatctaGATGACTTTATTACACCCTCACAG GAATGTATCAAACCTATAGAAATTCAAAAGTCAAAAAGCAAAACTggtgcaaaaataaaaattgaggAAGACGGGACACCTTTTGCATTAAAtgaa GCTGGACAATcagaaaaattacagaaagTTGAAATCACACTTGCTGATTGTTTAGCTTGTAGTGGTTGTATTACATCTGCAGAAAGTGTATTAGTTACGCAGCAAAGTCAAGAAGAATTAATGCGAGTGTTTAAAGAGAAGGTTTCTCAGCGTCGTCAG aGCAAAGATGATGCATGTTCAACATTTATTGTTGTCAGCCTTTCAGTACAAGCAGTATTATCCATAGCAAAACATTATAGTCTTAAGCCAGAACAAGCGTTAAATAAACTTGCTGGATACTTTTATCAGCTAGGAGCAGACATAGTTTTAGATATGACTGTGGCTGATGACTTTGCCCTTTTAGAGTCTgctaaagaatttataaaacgttACAAAGCAGCTAAAGGGGGTGCAAAAAGTCAATTACCCATGTTGTCTTCTTCTTGTCCTg gTTGGGTTTGTTATGCTGAAAAGACACATGGCAATTTTATACTTCCATATATAAGTGTTACAAAATCCCCTCAACAAATTATGGGATCATTAGTCAAATATCATTTAGCTGAAACTATGGACCTTTTACCAGAACAAGTTTATCATGTTACTGTTATGCCTTgttatgataaaaaattggaaGCATCTAGAGAAGATTTTTATAACTATGAAAGGAAATTTAGAGACGTAGATTGTGTCATAACTCCAA TTGAAATAGAACAAATGCTTAGCGAGTATAATGTGccaataaatgaaatatgtgaaagagaaattgaaaaaaagtttgaatcgcaaatggaaaattttaaaaccaATTTACTTGGCCATAGCGGTTCAGGATCTGGAGGTTATGCAGAATTTGTTCTTCATTATGCTGCAAAACATCTGTTCGATGAAACAGATATAAcagttgaatttaaaaatctgaGAAATCCTGATTTCCAAGAAGCAGTCTTTCAGAAAGATGGCCACACAGTATTAACATTTGCAATTGCTAATGGATttcgaaatatacaaaatcttgtacaaaaattgaaacgtgGAAAGTGTTCATATGATTATGTCGAAGTTATGGCGTGTCCCTGTG gATGTCTTAATGGGGGAGCGCAGATTAGACCCTCAAGTAATATTCAACCACGTGAACTGGCGTTACAGTTAGAATCTATATATAGAGAACTTCCTCGGAGTAATCCTGAGCAAAATACAGTAgtgcaaaatttatatagaaattggTTAGGAGGAGAGTGTACAGATAGAGCTCTGTCATATTTCCACACACAGTATcgcgaaataaagaaatcagATACAGCTCTTGCCATAAAATGGTAA
- the LOC122567447 gene encoding josephin-2 isoform X2 yields MVANIAADMTGSIYHERQVKELCALHALNNLFQERGFSKQELDQICYSLSPDVWINPHKSLLGLGNYDINVIMAALQRRGREAVWFDKRRDPKCLCLDNIEGFILNVPTEYKLGFVLLPLKRRHWIALKKIHGAFYNLDSKLDSPQLIGKENDLLIYLKDQIDSKEKELFLVVSREIDNNQGWLINTYANKEGINTDHDSITYIEDGYMEMNLKKEVSAEMNENEKSLDNKNSR; encoded by the exons atggtTGCAAACATAGCAGCTGATATGACCGGATCCATATACCATGAGAGACAA GTGAAAGAGCTTTGCGCATTACatgcattaaataatttatttcaagaaagAGGATTTAGTAAACAGGAATTAGACCAAATTTGTTATAGCTTAAGTCCAGATGTATGGATAAATCCCCATAAATCACTGTTAGGACTTGGTAATTATGACATTAATGTTATTATGGCGGCATTACAACGTAGAGGACGTGAAGCAGTTTGGTTTGATAAACGCAG AGATCCAAAATGTCTGTGTTTAGATAATATTGAaggttttatattaaatgtaccaacagaatataaattaggATTCGTATTACTCCCCTTGAAAAGACGACATTGGATTGCCCTGAAGAAAATTCATGGTGCCTTTTATAATCTTGACTCGAAACTTGATTCTCCTCAGCTTATTGGGAAA GAAAATGACTTACTTATATATCTAAAGGACCAGATAGATAGTAAGGAAAAGGAATTATTTCTTGTCGTATCAAGGGAGATAGATAATAATCAAGGATGGctaataaatacatatgcaAATAAAGAAGGGATTAATACAGATCATGATAGTATCACGTACATTGAAGACGGCTATATGGaaatgaatttgaagaaagaagTGTCTGcagaaatgaatgaaaatgaaaaatcattggATAACAAAAATTCTAGGTAA
- the LOC122567447 gene encoding josephin-2 isoform X1 gives MVANIAADMTGSIYHERQVKELCALHALNNLFQERGFSKQELDQICYSLSPDVWINPHKSLLGLGNYDINVIMAALQRRGREAVWFDKRRDPKCLCLDNIEGFILNVPTEYKLGFVLLPLKRRHWIALKKIHGAFYNLDSKLDSPQLIGKENDLLIYLKDQIDSKEKELFLVVSREIDNNQGWLINTYANKEGINTDHDSITYIEDGYMEMNLKKEVSAEMNENEKSLDNKNSRN, from the exons atggtTGCAAACATAGCAGCTGATATGACCGGATCCATATACCATGAGAGACAA GTGAAAGAGCTTTGCGCATTACatgcattaaataatttatttcaagaaagAGGATTTAGTAAACAGGAATTAGACCAAATTTGTTATAGCTTAAGTCCAGATGTATGGATAAATCCCCATAAATCACTGTTAGGACTTGGTAATTATGACATTAATGTTATTATGGCGGCATTACAACGTAGAGGACGTGAAGCAGTTTGGTTTGATAAACGCAG AGATCCAAAATGTCTGTGTTTAGATAATATTGAaggttttatattaaatgtaccaacagaatataaattaggATTCGTATTACTCCCCTTGAAAAGACGACATTGGATTGCCCTGAAGAAAATTCATGGTGCCTTTTATAATCTTGACTCGAAACTTGATTCTCCTCAGCTTATTGGGAAA GAAAATGACTTACTTATATATCTAAAGGACCAGATAGATAGTAAGGAAAAGGAATTATTTCTTGTCGTATCAAGGGAGATAGATAATAATCAAGGATGGctaataaatacatatgcaAATAAAGAAGGGATTAATACAGATCATGATAGTATCACGTACATTGAAGACGGCTATATGGaaatgaatttgaagaaagaagTGTCTGcagaaatgaatgaaaatgaaaaatcattggATAACAAAAATTCTAG GAATTGA
- the LOC122567439 gene encoding probable cytosolic Fe-S cluster assembly factor AGAP009023 isoform X1, with protein sequence MKKTFQRKVIVFHEPHINMTSRFSGALQITNLDDFITPSQECIKPIEIQKSKSKTGAKIKIEEDGTPFALNEAGQSEKLQKVEITLADCLACSGCITSAESVLVTQQSQEELMRVFKEKVSQRRQSKDDACSTFIVVSLSVQAVLSIAKHYSLKPEQALNKLAGYFYQLGADIVLDMTVADDFALLESAKEFIKRYKAAKGGAKSQLPMLSSSCPGWVCYAEKTHGNFILPYISVTKSPQQIMGSLVKYHLAETMDLLPEQVYHVTVMPCYDKKLEASREDFYNYERKFRDVDCVITPILFLSLVEIEQMLSEYNVPINEICEREIEKKFESQMENFKTNLLGHSGSGSGGYAEFVLHYAAKHLFDETDITVEFKNLRNPDFQEAVFQKDGHTVLTFAIANGFRNIQNLVQKLKRGKCSYDYVEVMACPCGCLNGGAQIRPSSNIQPRELALQLESIYRELPRSNPEQNTVVQNLYRNWLGGECTDRALSYFHTQYREIKKSDTALAIKW encoded by the exons ATGAAAAAAACTTTTCAACGCAAAGTTATAGTATTTCATGAGCCACAT ATAAACATGACATCGCGATTTAGTGGAgcattacaaattacaaatctaGATGACTTTATTACACCCTCACAG GAATGTATCAAACCTATAGAAATTCAAAAGTCAAAAAGCAAAACTggtgcaaaaataaaaattgaggAAGACGGGACACCTTTTGCATTAAAtgaa GCTGGACAATcagaaaaattacagaaagTTGAAATCACACTTGCTGATTGTTTAGCTTGTAGTGGTTGTATTACATCTGCAGAAAGTGTATTAGTTACGCAGCAAAGTCAAGAAGAATTAATGCGAGTGTTTAAAGAGAAGGTTTCTCAGCGTCGTCAG aGCAAAGATGATGCATGTTCAACATTTATTGTTGTCAGCCTTTCAGTACAAGCAGTATTATCCATAGCAAAACATTATAGTCTTAAGCCAGAACAAGCGTTAAATAAACTTGCTGGATACTTTTATCAGCTAGGAGCAGACATAGTTTTAGATATGACTGTGGCTGATGACTTTGCCCTTTTAGAGTCTgctaaagaatttataaaacgttACAAAGCAGCTAAAGGGGGTGCAAAAAGTCAATTACCCATGTTGTCTTCTTCTTGTCCTg gTTGGGTTTGTTATGCTGAAAAGACACATGGCAATTTTATACTTCCATATATAAGTGTTACAAAATCCCCTCAACAAATTATGGGATCATTAGTCAAATATCATTTAGCTGAAACTATGGACCTTTTACCAGAACAAGTTTATCATGTTACTGTTATGCCTTgttatgataaaaaattggaaGCATCTAGAGAAGATTTTTATAACTATGAAAGGAAATTTAGAGACGTAGATTGTGTCATAACTCCAA ttttgtttctttccctAGTTGAAATAGAACAAATGCTTAGCGAGTATAATGTGccaataaatgaaatatgtgaaagagaaattgaaaaaaagtttgaatcgcaaatggaaaattttaaaaccaATTTACTTGGCCATAGCGGTTCAGGATCTGGAGGTTATGCAGAATTTGTTCTTCATTATGCTGCAAAACATCTGTTCGATGAAACAGATATAAcagttgaatttaaaaatctgaGAAATCCTGATTTCCAAGAAGCAGTCTTTCAGAAAGATGGCCACACAGTATTAACATTTGCAATTGCTAATGGATttcgaaatatacaaaatcttgtacaaaaattgaaacgtgGAAAGTGTTCATATGATTATGTCGAAGTTATGGCGTGTCCCTGTG gATGTCTTAATGGGGGAGCGCAGATTAGACCCTCAAGTAATATTCAACCACGTGAACTGGCGTTACAGTTAGAATCTATATATAGAGAACTTCCTCGGAGTAATCCTGAGCAAAATACAGTAgtgcaaaatttatatagaaattggTTAGGAGGAGAGTGTACAGATAGAGCTCTGTCATATTTCCACACACAGTATcgcgaaataaagaaatcagATACAGCTCTTGCCATAAAATGGTAA